In a genomic window of Punica granatum isolate Tunisia-2019 chromosome 6, ASM765513v2, whole genome shotgun sequence:
- the LOC116210749 gene encoding PH, RCC1 and FYVE domains-containing protein 1-like: MASDLSRNGPVERDIEQAITALKKGAYLLKYGRRGKPKFCPFRLSNDESVLIWFSGKDEKHLKLSHVSRIISGQRTPIFQRYPRPEKEYQSFSLIYSDRSLDLICKDKDEAEAWFSGLKALISRCHQRKWRAESRSDGIPSEANSPRTYTRGSSPLNSPFGSNDSFQKDTGDNLRFQSPFGSPPKSVPDKAFSDVILYAGPPKSFFPSDSASASIHSLSSGGSDSMHGQARAMAMDPLRVSLSSAVSSSSHGSGHDDGDALGDVFIWGEGTGDGVLGGGTHRIGSCFGVKMDSLLPKALESAVVLDVQNVACGGHHASLVTKQGEIFSWGEEYGGRLGHGVDSDVLHPKLIDALANINIELVACGEYHTCAVTLSGDLYTWGDGAYNYGLLGHGNEVSHWVPKRVNGPLEGIHVSSISCGPWHTAVVTSAGQLFTFGDGTFGVLGHGDRKSISIPREVESLKGLRTVRASCGVWHTAAVVEIMVGNSSSSNCSSGKLFTWGDGDKGRLGHGDKESKLVPTCVAALVEPNFCQVTCGHSLTVALTTSGHVYTMGSTVYGQLGNPHADGKLPTRVEGKLSKSFVEEIACGAYHVAVLTSRTEVYTWGKGANGRLGHGDTDDRNSPTLVEALKDKQVKSIACGTNFTAAICLHKWISGIDQSMCSGCRLPFNFKRKRHNCYNCGLVFCHSCSSKKSMKASMAPSPNKPYRVCDSCSNKIWKSLQTEVQSNSSMARKGGSSQAPNELIDKDERLDSKSRAQLARFSSMESFKQVDRSSKRNKKLEFNSSRVSPVPNGGSQSGALNSSKSNAVFGSSKKFFSASVPGSRIVSRASSPILRRTSPPRAATPTPTLGGLTSPKFIVDDAKQTNESLNQEVIRLRAQVENLTRKAQLQEVELERTTKQLKEAIAIAGEETARCKAAKEVIKSLTAQLKDMAERLPVGAARNVKPSTPSAVSTPASSDIFNASSMDHRLSSQLMSQDLESNIPSSTAMLSNGSSSASNHSVVGHPRQGNSEASSRNGAKPKEGEVRKDIEWVEQDEPGVYITFTALPGGGKDLKRVRFSRKRFTEKEAEQWWAVNRARVYEQYNVRSIDKSSIGGASDD; the protein is encoded by the exons ATGGCTTCGGATCTTAGCAGGAATGGCCCCGTCGAGAGAGATATCGAGCAG GCCATTACTGCTTTGAAGAAAGGGGCTTACTTACTTAAGTATGGAAGGAGAGGGAAGCCCAAATTCTGTCCATTCCGGCTTTCCAAT GATGAATCTGTTTTAATATGGTTCTCAGGAAAGGATGAAAAACACCTAAAGTTGAGCCATGTCTCAAGGATAATATCTGGGCAGCGCACC CCAATCTTTCAAAGGTACCCCCGGCCTGAGAAGGAGTATCAATCGTTTTCACTTATATACAGCGACAGGTCACTGGACCTG ATATGCAAGGATAAAGATGAAGCTGAGGCATGGTTTAGTGGCTtaaaagcattaatttcacgatgTCATCAGCGGAAATGGAGAGCAGAATCAAGAAGTGATGGAATTCCGTCAGAAGCCAATAGTCCTAGAACGTATACACGAGGAAGCTCTCCTTTAAATTCTCCGTTTGGTAGTAATGATAGTTTTCAGAAG GATACTGGCGATAACCTCCGATTTCAAAGTCCATTTGGAAGTCCTCCCAAGAGTGTTCCAGATAAAGCATTTTCTGATGTAATACTATATGCTGGTCCTCCAAAGAGTTTCTTTCCTTCAGATTCTGCCAGTGCCTCGATCCATTCTTTATCATCGGGAGGCTCAGATAGCATGCATGGTCAAGCAAGAGCAATGGCGATGGATCCTCTAAGGGTTAGTTTATCCAGTGCTGTAAGTTCATCTAGCCATGGGTCAGGTCATGATGATGGAGATGCCCTGGGGGATGTGTTCATCTGGGGTGAAGGCACCGGAGACGGTGTTTTGGGGGGTGGAACTCATAGAATAGGAAGTTGTTTTGGGGTGAAAATGGATTCCTTGCTTCCGAAGGCCTTAGAATCTGCAGTAGTACTCGATGTTCAGAACGTTGCTTGTGGCGGGCACCACGCTTCTTTAGTCACAAAGCAAGGGGAGATCTTTTCTTGGGGAGAGGAATATGGAGGTAGGCTTGGGCATGGTGTGGATTCTGATGTTTTGCATCCAAAGCTAATAGATGCCCTCGCTAATATCAATATTGAGCTTGTAGCATGTGGTGAGTATCACACTTGTGCTGTAACTCTTTCTGGCGATCTGTACACTTGGGGTGATGGCGCCTATAATTATGGTCTTCTTGGCCATGGAAATGAAGTGAGCCATTGGGTGCCTAAGAGAGTGAATGGCCCTTTGGAAGGCATACATGTCTCGTCTATATCTTGTGGGCCATGGCACACTGCAGTTGTTACATCTGCTGGGCAGTTGTTTACTTTTGGTGATGGCACATTTGGTGTCTTGGGGCATGGAGATCGAAAAAGCATTTCCATTCCAAGGGAAGTTGAGTCCCTTAAAGGCCTCCGCACTGTGCGGGCGTCTTGTGGTGTTTGGCATACAGCTGCAGTAGTGGAAATCATGGTGGGTAATTCCAGTTCCAGCAACTGTTCATCAGGGAAGCTCTTTACTTGGGGTGATGGAGACAAAGGCCGGCTAGGGCACGGTGACAAAGAATCAAAACTTGTCCCCACCTGCGTTGCAGCCCTCGTGGAACCGAACTTTTGTCAAGTTACCTGCGGACATAGCCTCACAGTAGCACTTACAACATCGGGTCATGTCTATACTATGGGTAGTACTGTATACGGTCAGCTTGGGAATCCTCATGCAGATGGTAAGCTCCCTACTCGTGTGGAAGGAAAGCTGTCCAAAAGTTTTGTGGAGGAGATAGCTTGTGGTGCTTATCACGTTGCCGTGTTGACTTCACGAACCGAAGTTTACACTTGGGGTAAGGGAGCAAATGGTCGACTGGGGCATGGAGATACTGATGATCGGAACTCCCCTACTCTGGTTGAGGCACTCAAAGACAAGCAAGTTAAGAGCATTGCCTGTGGTACCAATTTTACGGCTGCTATTTGTCTCCACAAATGGATCTCAGGCATTGATCAATCCATGTGCTCGGGCTGTCGGCTGCCATTCAATTTCAAGAGGAAACGCCATAATTGTTATAATTGTGGACTCGTTTTCTGTCATTCATGCAGCAGTAAGAAGTCCATGAAGGCTTCTATGGCTCCGAGTCCTAACAAGCCCTACCGTGTCTGCGACAGCTGTTCTAATAAGATATGGAAGTCATTGCAGACCGAAGTCCAATCTAATTCTTCCATGGCTAGAAAAGGGGGATCAAGTCAGGCTCCAAACGAGTTAATAGATAAGGACGAGAGGCTGGATTCTAAATCTCGAGCCCAACTTGCTAGATTCTCTTCCATGGAGTCCTTTAAACAAGTGGATCGATCTTCCAAGCGGAACAAAAAACTTGAGTTTAACAGTAGCCGCGTGTCACCTGTGCCAAATGGAGGTTCCCAGTCAGGAGCACTCAACTCCTCAAAGTCTAATGCGGTCTTTGGATCATCCAAGAAGTTCTTCTCTGCTTCAGTGCCTGGTTCAAGGATAGTTTCTCGAGCATCGTCACCAATATTGAGGCGGACCAGCCCTCCTCGTGCCGCAACGCCGACTCCTACCCTTGGTGGACTCACGTCCCCAAAGTTCATCGTGGATGATGCTAAACAGACAAATGAGAGCCTCAACCAAGAGGTTATCAGACTAAGAGCACAG GTGGAGAATCTTACCCGTAAGGCTCAACTCCAAGAAGTGGAGCTGGAAAGAACGACTAAACAACTGAAGGAGGCGATAGCAATCGCTGGTGAAGAGACTGCAAGATGCAAAGCTGCTAAGGAAGTGATCAAGTCGCTGACCGCCCAA CTGAAGGACATGGCAGAAAGGCTACCTGTGGGCGCCGCTCGGAACGTTAAACCTTCCACTCCTTCAGCGGTCTCAACTCCAGCTTCCAGCGACATTTTCAATGCTTCTTCCATGGACCACCGATTGAGTAGTCAACTTATGAGTCAAGATCTGGAGTCAAACATACCTAGTAGCACTGCTATGCTTTCTAATGGATCGAGCTCCGCAAGCAACCACAGTGTTGTGGGTCATCCCAGACAAGGCAATTCAGAAGCATCAAGTAGAAACGGGGCCAAACCTAAAGAAGGCGAGGTTCGAAAGGATATTGAATGGGTCGAACAAGATGAACCCGGTGTATACATCACCTTTACCGCCTTGCCTGGAGGTGGCAAAGACCTTAAACGAGTTCGATTCAG TCGGAAGCGGTTTACTGAGAAGGAAGCAGAACAGTGGTGGGCTGTGAACCGGGCAAGAGTATATGAACAATACAATGTGCGTTCGATCGACAAATCAAGCATTGGCGGCGCAAGTGACGACTAG
- the LOC116209870 gene encoding pentatricopeptide repeat-containing protein At5g27110, with the protein MVTRKLSDLLKTCIANKSLSRGKLAHQKIVSLGLQDNIVLSKSLINFYFSCHLYGSAELIFRTSGALRSSDVSLWNCLMAAYTKSSMFREALGLFEELLTDPCLKPDVYTYPNVLKACGELGRVGNGEAFHAQLVKAGCLSDVVIGSSAVSMYANCRRFRDAVRVFDEMGERDAACWNTVMSCCYQSGRPEKALELFERMKGSGVKPSLVTFTTAISSCSRLLDLERGKEIHGELVKCGLPLDGFVGSALVDMYGKCGELEKAKEIFEQMPEKTVISWNAMISGFSLIGDSSLCIGLLKRMNGEGIKPSLATLSSILTAASRSAQLQDGKFIHGYIIRNGVALDLFLDCSLIDFYFKCGRVASAENVFRKSGRMDVNSWNVMISGYASVGNYFEALEIFDEMKRVGGRPDAITFTSILSVCSQLASLEKGKEIHETIKESRFETNGIVMGALLEMYAKCGAVNEAHQVFERLQIKDLMSWTSMIAAYGSHGRAQESLNLFAKMRAENIEPDKVTFLAVLSACSHGGLVDEGCYYFTQMITEYGIKPETEHYSCLVDLLGRAGRLREAYKIFHQIPDVSRDLGLLSSLFSACYYHRDIELGEEIARTVSKTDLDDPSTNVMLSNMYASVRRWDKVRQARSKMKELGLKKNPGCSWIEINQIIHPFLVEDKSHPMAQTLYDCLTVLSNHMENDEFEMLPHEIACEG; encoded by the coding sequence ATGGTGACAAGAAAGCTGTCGGATCTCCTGAAGACATGCATTGCTAACAAATCACTGTCACGGGGCAAACTTGCCCATCAAAAGATCGTATCGTTGGGCCTCCAAGACAACATCGTCCTGTCGAAGAGCCTCATCAACTTCTACTTCTCCTGCCATTTGTACGGTTCCGCCGAGCTAATCTTTCGAACCTCCGGTGCCCTGCGCTCCTCGGACGTGTCCCTATGGAACTGCCTCATGGCGGCTTACACCAAGAGTTCCATGTTCAGGGAAGCCCTCGGCCTCTTCGAGGAGCTGCTGACCGACCCTTGCCTGAAACCCGATGTTTACACCTACCCGAATGTCCTCAAGGCCTGTGGCGAGTTGGGTCGGGTTGGCAACGGAGAAGCTTTCCATGCCCAGTTGGTGAAAGCTGGTTGTTTGTCGGATGTTGTGATTGGAAGCTCTGCCGTGAGCATGTATGCAAACTGCAGGAGGTTCCGGGATGCGGTTCGGGTGTTCGATGAAATGGGCGAAAGAGACGCTGCGTGCTGGAACACTGTGATGTCTTGTTGTTATCAGAGCGGCCGACCTGAGAAAGCATTGGAATTGTTCGAGAGGATGAAGGGTTCGGGAGTCAAGCCTAGTTTGGTGACTTTCACGACTGCGATCTCTTCGTGTTCTCGGCTTCTGGACTTGGAGAGGGGAAAGGAGATTCACGGAGAGTTGGTGAAATGCGGGTTACCTCTGGATGGCTTTGTTGGCTCTGCTCTTGTGGACATGTACGGAAAATGCGGTGAGTTAGAGAAGGCTAAGGAAATCTTCGAGCAGATGCCGGAGAAGACCGTGATCTCGTGGAATGCAATGATCTCGGGGTTCAGTCTCATAGGTGACAGTTCTTTGTGCATCGGACTGTTGAAGAGAATGAACGGGGAGGGGATTAAACCCTCTTTGGCTACTCTAAGCAGCATATTAACTGCTGCTTCAAGGTCGGCACAGCTTCAAGATGGAAAATTTATTCACGGGTATATCATAAGAAATGGGGTGGCACTCGATCTCTTTTTAGATTGTTCATTGATCGATTTCTATTTTAAGTGTGGAAGGGTTGCTTCGGCAGAAAACGTGTTTAGGAAGTCGGGGAGGATGGATGTTAATTCTTGGAACGTAATGATCTCTGGATATGCGAGTGTAGGCAATTATTTTGAAGCTCTTGAGATTTTTGATGAAATGAAGAGAGTTGGTGGCAGGCCCGATGCAATTACGTTCACAAGTATTCTATCGGTTTGTTCTCAGTTGGCAAGCTTGGAGAAGGGCAAGGAAATCCATGAAACCATCAAGGAGAGCAGATTTGAAACGAACGGAATCGTCATGGGGGCTCTTCTCGAGATGTACGCTAAGTGCGGAGCAGTCAATGAAGCTCATCAGGTCTTTGAACGACTGCAAATTAAAGATCTCATGTCATGGACCTCTATGATTGCTGCCTACGGATCTCATGGTCGGGCCCAGGAATCCTTAAATCTCTTTGCTAAAATGAGAGCAGAGAATATCGAACCTGACAAAGTTACTTTCCTAGCGGTGTTATCGGCTTGTAGTCATGGTGGATTAGTTGATGAAGGATGTTACTATTTCACCCAGATGATCACTGAGTATGGTATCAAACCTGAAACCGAACATTACTCTTGTTTGGTTGATTTGCTTGGACGAGCTGGGAGACTCAGAGAGGCTTATAAAATTTTCCACCAAATCCCAGATGTTAGTAGAGATCTTGGGTTGTTAAGCAGCCTATTCTCTGCATGTTATTACCATCGGGACATAGAATTGGGAGAGGAGATAGCAAGAACAGTTTCTAAAACTGATCTTGATGATCCGTCTACCAATGTTATGCTGTCGAACATGTATGCTTCTGTCAGGAGGTGGGATAAAGTCAGGCAGGCGAGATCAAAGATGAAAGAGTTGGGGCTGAAGAAGAATCCCGGTTGTAGTTGGATCGAGATTAACCAGATAATTCATCCTTTCCTTGTAGAAGACAAGTCCCACCCAATGGCCCAAACATTGTATGATTGTCTTACAGTTCTCAGCAATCACATGGAGAATGATGAATTCGAAATGCTTCCTCATGAGATTGCATGTGAAGGATAG